Proteins encoded by one window of Nostoc sp. ATCC 53789:
- a CDS encoding plasmid replication protein, CyRepA1 family: MFKLFLHDSLVPNRIWVKVSNRSGIPITKEDLQHPGGFWHWVWRHNVPVTIVEGVKKAGALLTAGYAAIAIPGVNAGYRTPQDEYGTAIGKPNLIPDLKHFATQGRQVNICFDQDNKPETVQRVRTAISRMGRLLVNEGCSLRVIDLPFGAEKGVDDFIVAHGQPAFDALYNTAVALELWEIKLFTLLTYPPAIALNQRFLGQLLVPEGEKLIILKAPKGTGKTEWLATEVAKAHDQERRVLIITHRIQLGEALCNRFGVNYVTEVRTNETGTLLGYGVCVDSLHHESQARFNPNDWSNDVIIIDECDQVFWHLLNSGTEVQKRRVSVLKNLKQLVQNVLGSSQGKIYLSSADVSDTDVKYVLSLAGEYRVNPFVIVNNYRHVAGNCYNYSGSNPKNLIAALDKAIAKGGHHLLCCSAQKAKSKWGTQALEERFRRKFPHLRILRIDSESVADPSHAAFGCIAHLNEILTQYDLVIASPSLETGVSIDIRGHFDGVWGIFQGVQPVNSVRQMLARVRETVDRHIWVREWGMSVVGNGSTSIGGLLRSQHVATQANIALLSAADNDDYSFIDQNFQPESLQTWGKRGSVINVEMRRYRESVLAGLVEDGYTVIDASDADDDETGAVIESVKAASVELYAAECKAIADSDELSPTELKKLQDKRAKTKTERHQQRKAELSRRYEIDVTPDLVEKDDDGWYPQLRMHYYLTLGREFLTTRDAKRAKAQLEAGENSVWKPDFNKGQLLPAVLLLENLNLLQFITPDVQLRGSDEKMVEFKALAVKHRHVIKNYLNVSISEKHTPIAIAQKLLAKIDLKLDYVGRLGKRENRECVYRFVAPNDQRNSIFGQWFNRDEAFSRESVSVTNNLSTTTPVTDTTSLSISHNTDLVSGTNNIVFATSLSDTAPHTPENIAILGWKGLMVKMQLGLNSAGSFYSELISKVGEAVGVADSEPYWNGYLGQWQVWVKFATECRSVVCDWLEAV; encoded by the coding sequence TTGTTCAAGTTATTTTTACATGATTCCTTAGTACCGAATCGCATTTGGGTGAAAGTTTCTAATCGTAGCGGTATTCCCATCACCAAAGAAGATTTGCAGCACCCTGGCGGTTTCTGGCATTGGGTTTGGCGGCACAACGTACCAGTGACAATTGTTGAAGGTGTCAAGAAAGCGGGGGCATTACTGACTGCTGGTTATGCAGCGATCGCTATCCCCGGTGTTAACGCTGGATACCGCACACCCCAGGATGAGTACGGTACTGCCATTGGTAAGCCAAACCTCATCCCAGACTTGAAGCATTTTGCAACACAGGGGAGACAGGTTAACATCTGCTTTGACCAGGACAACAAACCTGAGACAGTCCAGCGAGTCAGAACCGCCATCAGTCGTATGGGACGGCTGCTGGTAAATGAGGGCTGTTCGCTGCGAGTGATTGATTTACCATTCGGGGCAGAGAAAGGGGTTGATGATTTTATCGTCGCTCATGGTCAGCCGGCATTTGACGCACTCTACAACACTGCCGTTGCATTGGAGTTATGGGAGATTAAGCTGTTCACTCTGCTGACTTACCCGCCAGCGATCGCACTCAACCAACGTTTCTTGGGCCAGCTTCTCGTCCCCGAAGGTGAAAAGCTGATTATCCTCAAGGCTCCCAAAGGCACTGGTAAAACCGAATGGCTGGCAACGGAAGTGGCAAAAGCACATGACCAAGAGAGACGGGTATTAATTATCACCCATCGCATTCAACTAGGTGAGGCACTGTGTAATCGCTTCGGTGTTAACTATGTTACCGAAGTCCGCACGAATGAAACAGGCACATTGTTAGGATATGGGGTGTGTGTAGATTCGCTGCATCATGAGAGCCAAGCCCGTTTCAATCCCAACGACTGGTCAAATGATGTCATTATTATTGACGAATGCGACCAAGTATTTTGGCATTTACTTAACTCTGGTACTGAAGTGCAGAAGCGTCGGGTATCTGTTCTCAAAAACCTCAAACAACTGGTACAGAATGTTTTGGGCAGCAGTCAGGGAAAGATTTACCTGTCTAGTGCTGATGTGTCAGATACTGATGTAAAGTACGTTTTATCACTCGCTGGCGAATATCGGGTTAATCCGTTCGTAATCGTGAACAACTATCGGCACGTAGCCGGAAACTGTTACAACTACTCTGGGAGTAACCCGAAGAATTTGATTGCGGCACTGGACAAGGCCATCGCCAAAGGTGGGCATCATTTACTCTGCTGTTCTGCTCAAAAGGCAAAGTCTAAATGGGGAACCCAAGCATTGGAGGAACGGTTTCGCCGTAAATTCCCACACCTGCGGATACTGAGAATTGACAGTGAATCCGTTGCTGATCCATCTCATGCGGCTTTCGGTTGTATTGCCCACTTGAACGAAATTCTCACCCAGTACGATTTGGTTATCGCCTCTCCAAGTTTAGAAACTGGGGTCAGCATCGATATTAGAGGACATTTTGATGGTGTTTGGGGGATTTTTCAGGGAGTACAGCCGGTTAACTCCGTCCGTCAGATGTTGGCACGGGTTAGGGAAACTGTTGACCGTCACATTTGGGTGAGAGAATGGGGGATGTCGGTTGTGGGCAATGGTTCCACATCCATCGGAGGTTTGTTGAGAAGTCAACACGTCGCAACACAGGCGAACATTGCGCTGTTGTCGGCGGCGGATAATGACGATTACAGCTTTATTGACCAGAATTTTCAACCGGAGTCATTGCAGACTTGGGGTAAGCGTGGTTCTGTCATCAACGTTGAGATGCGGCGCTATCGAGAGTCTGTGCTTGCGGGATTGGTCGAGGATGGGTACACCGTTATTGATGCCTCAGATGCCGACGATGATGAGACTGGCGCAGTAATCGAGTCGGTTAAGGCGGCATCTGTTGAATTATATGCTGCGGAGTGTAAAGCGATCGCGGATTCCGATGAACTCTCCCCAACCGAATTGAAAAAGCTGCAAGATAAAAGGGCGAAAACGAAAACCGAACGACACCAGCAGCGCAAGGCGGAATTGTCCCGCCGCTACGAAATTGACGTAACACCTGATTTGGTCGAGAAGGATGACGACGGCTGGTATCCCCAACTGCGGATGCACTATTATTTGACACTGGGGCGAGAGTTTCTGACAACTCGTGATGCTAAACGGGCTAAGGCACAGTTAGAAGCTGGGGAGAATTCGGTTTGGAAACCAGATTTTAACAAGGGACAGCTATTACCTGCTGTACTGTTACTGGAAAATCTCAATCTGTTGCAGTTTATTACACCAGACGTTCAGTTGCGGGGGTCTGATGAGAAGATGGTGGAGTTTAAAGCGCTAGCTGTAAAGCATCGGCACGTTATCAAGAATTACTTGAATGTTAGTATCTCGGAAAAACATACACCGATAGCGATCGCACAGAAATTACTTGCCAAGATTGATTTGAAACTCGATTACGTCGGTCGCTTGGGTAAGCGTGAAAATCGGGAGTGCGTTTATCGGTTTGTTGCCCCTAATGATCAGCGTAATTCAATTTTTGGGCAGTGGTTTAATCGGGATGAAGCGTTTTCAAGGGAATCGGTGTCAGTCACTAATAATCTAAGTACAACTACACCAGTAACTGACACAACATCACTATCCATATCGCACAATACTGATTTGGTGTCAGGCACTAATAATATAGTCTTTGCAACATCACTCAGTGACACAGCACCACATACCCCAGAAAATATCGCGATTCTTGGATGGAAGGGGCTGATGGTGAAAATGCAGCTTGGGCTAAATAGCGCTGGTTCCTTCTACAGCGAGTTAATCTCCAAAGTTGGCGAGGCTGTTGGCGTTGCTGATAGTGAGCCTTACTGGAATGGGTATTTGGGGCAGTGGCAGGTTTGGGTTAAGTTTGCCACGGAATGTAGGTCTGTGGTGTGCGATTGGCTAGAAGCTGTGTAG
- a CDS encoding helix-turn-helix domain-containing protein has product MIEPSTINPLALPSVPLEKKSQLPTTPCVYFAIDSQGIVQYIGMTEDLKQRWVSHHRYEYLKLCNQVKISYLQIDDIALLPEIEAALIRYFNPPINRMGSNWIYSVAKPAGLKVRRIIKLEVDVPGLGDRIKQAREARGRPVTQMAKEVGISRNYWYQLEAEAVLGGVAEETLRKIEEVLGVDLGVQFDD; this is encoded by the coding sequence ATGATTGAGCCTTCCACTATTAATCCCCTTGCCCTCCCATCGGTTCCATTAGAGAAGAAATCACAGTTACCCACAACACCTTGTGTTTACTTTGCAATTGATTCTCAGGGCATAGTTCAGTACATTGGTATGACTGAAGATTTAAAACAACGTTGGGTTTCGCATCATCGGTATGAGTACCTAAAACTTTGCAACCAAGTAAAAATCTCATATTTGCAAATTGATGACATTGCCCTGCTGCCAGAAATTGAAGCTGCTTTAATCAGGTACTTTAACCCCCCAATTAACAGAATGGGAAGCAATTGGATCTACTCTGTTGCTAAACCAGCAGGGCTGAAAGTAAGACGGATTATTAAGCTAGAAGTTGATGTTCCTGGATTGGGCGATCGCATTAAACAGGCCAGAGAAGCTAGGGGGCGGCCAGTTACACAGATGGCCAAAGAAGTCGGAATATCTCGTAACTATTGGTATCAGTTAGAGGCGGAAGCTGTATTAGGTGGTGTAGCAGAAGAAACTCTTCGGAAAATTGAAGAGGTGCTGGGTGTAGATTTAGGGGTACAGTTTGATGATTGA
- a CDS encoding IS630 family transposase produces the protein MPAKNHLSKEQKERLLKTLKEHENPYVREKILILLLMNDGKTYQEISKFLDIAYPTVAYWAVHGDPDNLESFLDGRREGNFRKVTKEYEDLLLETIEKEPLDYGYDFGRWTAARLATYLEKITGIKLSGSQVGRILERKKYVYLWAKYSLEDKQNPEIRKAFKEKLSEYLRITNVAPERLQVWFWDESGFSLRVIRRKNWGKKGTRKQITGQRRRGRVNIMGGLRYHDKKRMNFVIKKGNADVFYEQLKSLNNFLLQEWIEQGNPIETFNKCSAKIVIILDNASFHKRKDILVRIKAEMPNIILEFLPPYSPDYNLIELVWHSAKEYIAHRLFESVSQLEELLNKLLNEGGLIIKWERKIKNKGNAIY, from the coding sequence ATGCCAGCAAAAAACCATCTTTCTAAAGAGCAAAAGGAACGGTTACTAAAAACTCTAAAAGAGCATGAAAATCCATACGTAAGAGAAAAAATATTGATTTTATTATTAATGAATGATGGAAAAACTTATCAGGAAATTAGTAAGTTTTTAGACATTGCATATCCAACGGTAGCATATTGGGCAGTTCACGGCGATCCAGATAACCTAGAAAGTTTTTTAGATGGAAGAAGAGAAGGTAACTTCCGCAAAGTTACTAAAGAATATGAGGATTTATTATTAGAAACAATTGAAAAAGAACCACTAGATTATGGGTATGATTTTGGTCGTTGGACGGCAGCAAGACTAGCCACGTACCTCGAAAAGATAACAGGAATTAAGTTAAGTGGTTCGCAAGTTGGGAGAATATTAGAGCGAAAAAAGTACGTTTACCTTTGGGCAAAATACAGCCTAGAGGACAAACAGAATCCTGAAATACGTAAGGCATTTAAAGAAAAATTGTCAGAATACTTAAGAATAACAAATGTTGCCCCAGAGCGTTTACAGGTATGGTTTTGGGATGAGAGTGGATTTAGTTTGAGAGTGATAAGAAGAAAAAATTGGGGTAAGAAAGGTACAAGAAAACAAATCACAGGTCAAAGAAGAAGAGGAAGAGTAAATATTATGGGAGGGTTACGCTATCACGACAAGAAGAGAATGAATTTTGTGATTAAAAAAGGAAATGCAGATGTATTTTATGAGCAGCTTAAATCTTTGAATAATTTTCTTTTGCAAGAATGGATAGAGCAAGGAAATCCAATTGAGACTTTCAATAAATGTTCGGCGAAAATAGTGATTATCTTAGATAATGCCAGCTTCCATAAAAGAAAAGATATTTTAGTTCGTATCAAGGCAGAAATGCCAAATATTATCCTGGAATTTCTACCACCTTATAGTCCAGATTATAATTTAATTGAATTGGTTTGGCATTCAGCAAAAGAATATATAGCTCATAGATTGTTCGAGTCAGTATCACAGCTAGAAGAGTTGTTAAATAAATTGTTAAATGAAGGAGGTCTTATTATTAAATGGGAACGCAAAATTAAAAATAAAGGTAATGCTATTTATTAA
- a CDS encoding transposase, whose protein sequence is MRFTKLNYCQYLLSSQINYTLTNLAEHLEQISHDKINRYLKNEKLTPRLLWDNVKDILQVSDSAYLVFDDTVLDKRYATEIETSKRQYSGNQHGVIQGIGLINCIYVNHEIGKFWIVDYRIYDPDRDGKTKIDHVTEMLQNLIYHKALPFQAVLMDTWYATNKLMLYIDGLGKYYYCPLKRNRLVDDTAGQKNYQRIELLSWDSQELKSGKIIKIKKFPQATKVNLFRVTVSTDRTDFIATNDLSQDSTDVVQKVCKVRWKVEEFHRELKQVTGIESCQCRKGRIQRNHIACAILVWLRLKHLAYQSYQTIYQIKHGLLSNYLVQQLKRPNVPMFIV, encoded by the coding sequence ATGAGATTTACAAAACTTAACTATTGCCAGTACTTGTTAAGTAGTCAGATTAATTATACTCTGACAAATTTGGCAGAGCATTTAGAGCAGATTAGTCATGATAAAATTAACCGTTATCTTAAGAATGAAAAGTTAACACCACGTTTACTTTGGGATAATGTTAAAGATATCTTACAAGTGAGTGATAGCGCATATCTAGTTTTTGATGACACAGTACTTGATAAACGATACGCCACAGAAATAGAGACCAGTAAAAGGCAGTATAGTGGCAACCAACATGGTGTAATCCAAGGTATTGGGCTAATAAATTGTATATATGTCAATCATGAAATCGGAAAGTTTTGGATAGTTGATTATCGGATTTATGACCCAGATAGAGATGGAAAAACAAAGATAGATCATGTTACAGAGATGCTGCAAAACCTTATATATCATAAGGCTTTACCGTTCCAAGCTGTCTTAATGGATACTTGGTATGCAACAAATAAATTGATGTTATATATTGATGGATTAGGAAAATATTATTATTGTCCTCTGAAACGTAATAGACTTGTTGATGATACGGCAGGTCAAAAAAATTATCAAAGAATTGAATTGTTATCTTGGGATAGCCAGGAGTTAAAATCAGGTAAAATAATTAAAATAAAAAAGTTTCCCCAAGCTACAAAAGTGAATCTCTTCCGGGTAACTGTCTCGACCGACAGAACGGATTTTATCGCTACTAACGATTTATCTCAAGATTCTACGGACGTTGTACAAAAAGTGTGTAAGGTTCGATGGAAGGTTGAGGAGTTTCATAGAGAATTAAAACAAGTAACTGGTATTGAATCGTGTCAATGTCGCAAGGGACGTATTCAAAGAAACCATATTGCCTGTGCTATTTTAGTCTGGCTTCGACTCAAACATTTAGCTTATCAAAGCTACCAAACAATTTATCAAATTAAACATGGATTATTATCCAATTATTTAGTTCAGCAACTAAAACGCCCGAATGTTCCCATGTTTATTGTCTAG
- a CDS encoding helix-turn-helix transcriptional regulator yields MNLVQVKRVVETVLDFPGLGQKIRQARERDERTLTDICRDCKLSRSYWYQLENEDLRAPATEDVIRRIEQVLNIDLGVKFE; encoded by the coding sequence ATGAACTTAGTGCAAGTAAAACGAGTAGTTGAAACCGTCTTGGACTTTCCAGGATTGGGGCAAAAAATAAGACAAGCAAGGGAGCGTGATGAAAGAACCTTGACTGATATCTGTCGTGACTGTAAGTTAAGCCGTTCTTACTGGTATCAATTGGAAAACGAAGATTTAAGAGCGCCTGCAACAGAGGATGTCATTCGTAGAATTGAACAGGTTTTGAATATAGATTTGGGGGTAAAGTTTGAATGA
- a CDS encoding peptidase M15, translating into MKRPQTVKSLEELGRVRLSKNFFMRDFLHSEISQIEGIPNIPDNPDLAIASGKSLCEQVLEPIQQAFGRISIRSGYRSSAVNAKGAENKNQYNCASNESNYAVHIWDVPDAKGYMGATACIIVNSFIDYYEKTADWTALAWWIHDYIDYYNAITFFPKYAAFNIGWSENPECRKLYIYSYIPNPYTSKKGYLTRLGAENYSGSHKQFYKELTTQLGKLLRS; encoded by the coding sequence ATGAAAAGACCACAAACTGTCAAATCATTGGAAGAATTAGGTCGAGTACGTTTGTCAAAAAACTTTTTTATGCGTGATTTTCTGCACTCAGAAATTTCTCAAATTGAAGGGATTCCAAATATACCAGATAATCCTGATTTGGCGATCGCATCCGGCAAAAGTCTTTGTGAACAAGTTCTAGAACCAATTCAACAAGCTTTCGGAAGGATCAGCATTCGCTCTGGATATCGGTCATCTGCTGTCAATGCTAAAGGTGCAGAAAATAAAAACCAGTACAATTGTGCTAGCAACGAATCTAACTATGCAGTTCATATCTGGGATGTTCCAGACGCTAAAGGTTATATGGGTGCTACAGCCTGCATTATTGTGAATTCTTTCATTGATTATTATGAGAAAACTGCCGATTGGACAGCCTTAGCATGGTGGATTCACGATTACATTGATTATTACAATGCAATCACATTTTTCCCCAAGTATGCTGCGTTCAATATTGGTTGGTCTGAAAATCCCGAATGCAGAAAACTATACATTTACAGCTATATCCCTAATCCTTACACAAGCAAAAAGGGATATTTAACACGTTTAGGTGCAGAAAATTATTCAGGTTCACATAAACAGTTTTATAAAGAGTTGACAACGCAGTTAGGTAAGCTGTTACGCAGCTAA